ATACAGGCTCACGTATTCCAAGGGTTTGGTTTGTTTCGCTGGCATGACCGCTCCGAGCCCAGCCCACATCTTCGACATCAGCAATACTGCAATACTTACTCGTCCGCGCAGCAGCGACCGAATTGTTCTTTGCATTTTTGCGTCAAGTATTGATCCATCGCTACTAAAGCAGCGTCTCCAATTCGCCAAGGTCCGCTCTTGTCTGCTCAAGTACATTCCCGAAGCAATCTCGACAAAACCGGCGGGTTGTAGAATGTGGTTTCTGCGGCTGTGGCACGTCATAACAGTCATTGCCCTTGACAATGTCTGCGCCGCAGCGGCTGCACGCACACTTCTTGCCGGCTGTTGCCTTCACCGGTCTGCCAAGAGATGACCCAATCAATGACGGTGTCTTACCCTTCGGCATTTTGTGCCCTCTTAACCTCTCGGACTAATCCATTCAGCACATCCGGCAGAAGCTGCATGGCGGTCGCAAACTCCTCCGCCGACCACTCAGCTCTTTTCTTACCGCCCCCCACTTTCTTAGCTAGCGCCTCGTTCACCATTTGGAACGCCGCGATGAAGTTATTCCTTGCCCCAATCCCTGGCTTGAGCTTGTATGGAAGCTCAACTCCTTCCGGCCTCAGCTCTGTTCGATTCAGAACGAGCTTCGCTGTGCGCTTCGCTTCTTCGTTCAGCCGCCTTTTCGCCTCTTCCCACTGTTTTGCAGGAATCACACTGAACGGCTCAGCGGCGGCCACACTGCTTAGCGTGCGCTTCCCTTCGCGGCTCTTTTCGACAATCTGGCGAGCGAGGGTGGAATCAAGACCGAGGGCGTCCAACTTCTTTTCCAGATCTTGCTGGATGTCTGTATCCTCCGCTGTCGAGAAGTCCTCCTCGAATACGCGATCCACGATTTCGCTTTGGACCACCATGTCCTCACGAAGCTTCATGCGCGCCTCTCCCTCAACTACGGCGCGCGGCGGCTCGGGCTCTTTGCCTCCGGTGACGTCTTCCCAGAATTTCTGGTCATCGTTCTCAAACTCTTTGAATCGCTTCAGCTGCTCGTCCAAATTCATTCCGACATGGGTCACAATGTGACCATAGTTGTCCGGATGTGTTGGGTCTCCCTGAACCACAACACGGAGAATGCGCCCGACGAACTGGATGTACGGGGCAAGCGTTCGGAAAGGTCGAAAGATTGCGGCAACGCTAAGCTTCGGATGATCGAAGCCCTCGCCGAGCATTTGCACCTGGACAATACAATCGAGAGTCCCGTTGAAGAGGTCGCGCATCACGGCGTTTTGCTCATCCTCCTCTTGCTTGCTATGGATAATGGCCGCCTCGTAGCCCCGCTCCTTGTATAGCGACCGAATCTGCTGAGCATGATTGATCGAACAAGCGACTGCAATGAGCTGATGCTTGGTTCCCGTTTGTCTAAGCTGTTCCAACTTTTGAAGGCTGTTGTCAACAATCGAGACATTGCAGGGATTGGAAAGGGCCACGCCCCGGCTGAACCACTCCTCTTCCTTCATCTTCAGCACTTCGTCCAGCGTGTACGTCCGCTCCTCCCCATTTAGAGTGAACGTGAGCTCGGTCGGAGCCACGTAGCTCGCCTTAAGTTTCTTGATGTAGCCCTTGATGCTTGCGCTTTTGAACGGATAGCGGAATATCAAGTCGCCATCGAGTTCTTGCCGATCGCTTCGAAAGGGCGTTGCAGTGAGATTCGCGACCTTCGCGTTCGGGAACTTCTCGAATACTCTTTTCCAACTCGCTGCTGCGCCGTGATGCGCCTCATCGACGATGATCAAGTCGAAGAAGCTCTCCGAAAACCGCGTCAGCCACTTATCAATATTGGTACCAAGCTGTTGAATGTTGGTAATGACAATATGAGATTTTTCGCAGACCGATAGGTTACCGCTGTCGAGCGTACACACGTACGGCCCGCTTTTCATGTCCGCATCCGCCAGGACGCCCATGCGACGCCAGAAGCACTTCTGCCTGTTCGTTATGTCGAGCGCTTTGTAGAGTTCGTCCTTGATTGTCAGGTTAGGCGCGATGATCAGAACGCGCCCCGCCGCAATCCCAAAGGGAAGGATCGCGGCCAGTCCGGTCTTGCCGCACCCTACGGGAAGCTGAATGAGCGCCTTTTTTCCGCCGCCCTCGAAAAAGCTCACCGCCTGGGCATAGGCGTCCCGCTGCGGGTCGCGGAGATTGCTGTTGGTTTCAATGTTCGCCGCAGTGTCTTTGAAGTAGTCCTCAAGGCGTCGACTGCTTCGCATCCAAGCAGCAAGCTCCTCCCGCTCATACATCCACTTTTTGCCGACCTGCTTGGCTGGAATCCTACCATCCCGTGTAAGCTCATAGAGCTTCGTCTTTCCGAGCCCAAGGTATTCCGCCGCCTCATCCGTGCCGATCCATGCATCGCTCATTACGATACGATAGCAAATGACATCAGGCGGTGTCAATATGCCGAGTAGATACCGTGAGTTATAGGACGTCTTTAAAGGGATGCCGATGGCAGGGTGTGACAGGCGTCGGGCGTGGCGGTCCCATCTCACCTGCAAGCTTGGCAGACGTTCGGTAGTCGCCCTGCCGAGCGCCGGCCGAATCGCCGCCGAACAATCCGAATTCGTGGCGTGCCTAGGCTGTGTCTGACGGAGCGAGTTTACGCAAGTAACGCAGCATGATGCCGAGTTTGACGAAGGCCAGGAAGGCCTGACCGAGCTTTTCGAAGCGGGTGCCGAGGCGGCGGCATTCCTTCAGCCAGCCGACGGCCTGTTCGATGCGGCAGCGCTTGCGGTAGGTGCGCAGGTCAAACCGCTCGCCACGCGGCCGCGGCTGGTTGCTGCGGCGGGCGATCACCGGCTCGATCCGGCACGCGTGCAGGAACTGCCGCAGCGAGTCGTAGCTGTAGCCTTTGTCGCCCGCCAACTGGCGTGGCCAGCCGATCCGCCGCGGCCGACGCACGGCCTGCAACAGCCGGTTCAGCTGCGTCGATTCGTGCGTTTGGCCCGCGGTGAGCGTGGCCGCGAGGATAAGGCCGTGGCCGTCAGTAACCAGGTGGAGTTTGGATCCCCATCCGCCGCGGCTGCGGCCCAGGTCGTGGTCGTCGGATTCGAGCCGGTCGCCCGGGTGCTTTTTTTCGGCGCGCCGGCCGCGGCCCGCGCGGCGCGGATGCTGGTGCCGTCCACCAGCCACAGATCCCAGTCGATCAGGCCGTTCTGGTCGAGCCGGATCTGCAGCGCCTTGAGCACGCGGTCGAAGGTGCCGTCCCGCCGCCAGCGGGTGAAGCGATGATGCACGCTCTGCCATTTGCCATAGCGGGCCGGCAAGTCACGCCACGGCGCGCCGCTGCGCAGAATCCAGAGCATGCCGTTGAGCACCGTGCGATGATCCAGCCAGCGTCCGCCGCGTCCCTGACGCGGGAACAGGCCCTTCAGCAAATCCCACTGCGCATCGCTGAGTTCGTAGCGTGCCATCGTGTCCTCCCTGACACGACCCCATCATGCGCACTCGCCGCTCAACGCGCAATGCCTAACTCGCGCCGTACTTCATCCGTCAGACACAGCCTAGGCACGAAAGTGGCCGGGTGGATGCTCGGCCTTCGCGGCAACGCTCAGTGTTTTGATCCTGTCCTGCGACCCTCGTCGCCACGCGACGACGAGTTCCGAGCCGCAGCCATCTGCTCGTGAATCCAGGAATGCGCCTCGTTCAATGCCTTGGCCAGCGGGAGCAGGTCCGCGGGGCCGAACGAGTGCGCGTTGAGCGGCAGCCCGTCACGTTGTGCATGGTCCCCTTGGCCGTCTGGTTCAACCAGATCGCGGCTTTGACCTTGCGGTACCGGACCTCGTGAACCTGCCTGTTTCCCGATTTGGCCAAACGCACCTTCAAACCGTACGCTGCGGCCCGAGCGAACCACCCGGTACCCCGTTAAGGCAAGGTTGTGGCCGGGTGTGCCCCCAAACGACGCGGTGTCGGGTGGCGGGGACCGCTGCGCATGTACTTCGCCGCGAAGGCACCGCTCGGCACGCTGAAAAATCCGGTTCATCTGCGTTTTCCCCGCAGGCGGAGGGCGGAGGCACGGCTGCTGCGAGTTCGACGGCCTGCCGGTTGCTAGTCGCGGCCGTCGGGCACGTGCCGGAAGGACCGGCAGCAGCGAGGTCGCCGGGCCCGCTTCGGCCGGGTCGTAGCCGCTCCCAGAACGGGCTTCAATCGCAGGATCGCCCCAGGTACAATGCGCGGCGCAGGACGGCCCGGCGACGTGGGGCATGTCCGGGCGTCGTGCTCTTTCTCAAGTGCATCGCGTGCTGCTGAGCGCTTAACCCCCTCGTGGGGTTTGCATGCTCCCAAGGCCGGTGAGGGAGCTTAAATAATCATCCGGTGAAGGAAGGTGCGTTTGTCGTCGTTCATAGCCTCGACGGAGCATTGTTGTGCTCACCAGCAGGGAAACCTGCTGGTGTGTGAAGCAAATGCATCCTTAATGGAGGAATATGAAACAACGACAAACAAACAGAAGAATGACCCGAGTGTTCCACGTTGTCAATCCATCTTTTCAGTGGCCGGAGATTCCGTGTGCGGAAGTCCCCGACGCTTTCCAGCTAGTAGCTGAGGTGGACACATACAATTTGGAGCGGGCTATCGGGCTGACGAATCACATCGACCAGGACTGGTCGCTGAATCTCGGTGTCTGGGCAAAAGTGCATCCATGTCGCTCAACTTCGGTTGGCGACGTGATTGTCACTCCAGACAACGAAGCGTACCAAATCCTTAGTAGGGGTTTTCGTCGGCTAGGAAAAGTCTAGCACTCACTTCTTCTTACCTTCCGCGCCTCGGTGTAATAACCGAGGCGTCTTTTTTTGCGCCCTGTTTCATGCCGGGCAATCCCTAGATCTCAGGCGTGACATTGCCACCCGAATATGGTAGGCCGCTACGTATGTCACCGGCTCCCCTTGTTTTTGGCGCGCTGCTGCTTATTGGTTATCCAGGCGCCGCCGCCTACGCCCTGCTACTCCTGGCAGCACTCTTCGCGCACGAACGCCATTACGTTCTCGCGTACGCCACCTTGCTGGGCTTTCTGGCGAGCCAGTGCTAGCCCGGCCGATGTCATCCCGAGACGGCCGGACTTCTTTCCCTTGCGCTTAACGGTTGAAGCGGGGGCAAGGCCCCGAAGACGAACCTTGCCGGCAACCGCACGACGGATCATTACCGAACCACGAAGAAATCTCCTACGGGCACGTCGCTCAGAAACGGGCTGCGGGGTGCGGGTCGCTCGTTGCGGCGCTCCACCGATGTGATGAACAGCCGCTCGCGGGCGCGCGTAATGCCTACGTAGCAAAGACGCCGCTCTTCTTCGATGGCTTCTGGGTCGCCCTCGGCGCTGCCGTGCGGAAGAATGCCGTCCTCCAACGCAGGCAGGAATACAACCGGGAATTCGAGCCCCTTCGATTGATGCAACGTCATGACGGCGACGCCGTCGGTGTGCGCCGCGCCTGTCGCGCACGGTATACCGTGTTGTCGAAACTCGCGCAGGAACGCCGCAACGAGCTTGTGGCTCCGGACGAGCACCGCAATCGCCGACCAGTTCACCGATGCCGAACAAGCGCGAGCCTGCTCAACCACGAATCGCAACTCCTCCTTCTCGTCGGCCAGTATCGTCCATTCCACGGTCGCGCCGGGGCCAGACTCCGCTGACAGCCGCTTGGGCCAGCGCTTCGCAGCCTTTGAGATCACCGCGTTCGCGAGGGCGACGATTGGTGTGCGGGAACGGTAGTTGGATTCCAGCGTGACGGCGCGCACGCCCGGGTAGCGCTCGGAGAAATTGCGGATGCGTTCTACGTCGGCGCCGCGAAAGCTGTAAATCGACTGGTCGTCGTCGCCGACGACGCAAACATTGCATCCGTGGCCGAGAATTGAGGACGCCAGTCGATCCTGCCCCTCGTTCGTGTCCTGGTACTCGTCGATCAAGACGCACTTCCAGCGGCGTTGGTATCGCGAGCGCACGTCGGCGGCGCTTTCGAGCAGCTCGACGGGGCGGAGAATCATGTCGTCAACTTCGATCAGAGTGGCGCTTGCAAGCGTGGTTTGGTATCTCGAATAGGCGGCTGCGACCGCCTGCTGGAAGTCGTTCGCCGCCATTCGGCGAAACTCATCGGGGCCGACGCCATGATTCTTGGCACGCGAGATTGCGGCAACCACACGTTCCACGTCGTCGCCAGAGCCGCCTTCACGGAGTGCGTCACCAATGAGCTGCCGCTGTTCGCAGTCAGCAAGGACACGGAGCGCGCCGCCTTCGCCGGCGACACGGTGGTGCT
This genomic stretch from Planctomycetia bacterium harbors:
- a CDS encoding DEAD/DEAH box helicase family protein, whose translation is MSDAWIGTDEAAEYLGLGKTKLYELTRDGRIPAKQVGKKWMYEREELAAWMRSSRRLEDYFKDTAANIETNSNLRDPQRDAYAQAVSFFEGGGKKALIQLPVGCGKTGLAAILPFGIAAGRVLIIAPNLTIKDELYKALDITNRQKCFWRRMGVLADADMKSGPYVCTLDSGNLSVCEKSHIVITNIQQLGTNIDKWLTRFSESFFDLIIVDEAHHGAAASWKRVFEKFPNAKVANLTATPFRSDRQELDGDLIFRYPFKSASIKGYIKKLKASYVAPTELTFTLNGEERTYTLDEVLKMKEEEWFSRGVALSNPCNVSIVDNSLQKLEQLRQTGTKHQLIAVACSINHAQQIRSLYKERGYEAAIIHSKQEEDEQNAVMRDLFNGTLDCIVQVQMLGEGFDHPKLSVAAIFRPFRTLAPYIQFVGRILRVVVQGDPTHPDNYGHIVTHVGMNLDEQLKRFKEFENDDQKFWEDVTGGKEPEPPRAVVEGEARMKLREDMVVQSEIVDRVFEEDFSTAEDTDIQQDLEKKLDALGLDSTLARQIVEKSREGKRTLSSVAAAEPFSVIPAKQWEEAKRRLNEEAKRTAKLVLNRTELRPEGVELPYKLKPGIGARNNFIAAFQMVNEALAKKVGGGKKRAEWSAEEFATAMQLLPDVLNGLVREVKRAQNAEG
- a CDS encoding ATP-dependent helicase: MTNADLMNGLNDRQRQAVDAPNGPLLVLAGAGTGKTRVITARIARLIRDGLAAERILALTFTRKAANEMRQRVRSLLGSRAHGLTVCTFHALGLRIMQEHHRVAGEGGALRVLADCEQRQLIGDALREGGSGDDVERVVAAISRAKNHGVGPDEFRRMAANDFQQAVAAAYSRYQTTLASATLIEVDDMILRPVELLESAADVRSRYQRRWKCVLIDEYQDTNEGQDRLASSILGHGCNVCVVGDDDQSIYSFRGADVERIRNFSERYPGVRAVTLESNYRSRTPIVALANAVISKAAKRWPKRLSAESGPGATVEWTILADEKEELRFVVEQARACSASVNWSAIAVLVRSHKLVAAFLREFRQHGIPCATGAAHTDGVAVMTLHQSKGLEFPVVFLPALEDGILPHGSAEGDPEAIEEERRLCYVGITRARERLFITSVERRNERPAPRSPFLSDVPVGDFFVVR